From Corvus moneduloides isolate bCorMon1 chromosome 4, bCorMon1.pri, whole genome shotgun sequence, one genomic window encodes:
- the AVPR1A gene encoding vasopressin V1a receptor, translated as MRLAGGAGSPRALPSPGNGSRWRAAEPGGGSSPSPEAWSGSPNGSLGGWDPFGRDEELAKLEIAVLAVTFAVAVVGNGSVLLALRRTPRKASRMHLFIRHLSLADLVVAFFQVLPQLCWEVTHRFHGPDGLCRVVKHLQVFGMFASAYMLVAMTADRYIAVCHPLKTLQQPTKRSYGMIAAAWALSLLLSTPQYFIFSLSEVERGSQVYDCWAHFIMPWGPRAYITWITGGIFIAPVLILIICYGFICYHIWRNARGKTRPGEAAAAGGGRRAGGGGSPRRGLLLAPCVSNVKTISRAKIRTVKMTFVIVSVYVVCWAPFFTIQMWSVWDQRFPWVDSENTATTVTALLASLNSCCNPWIYMFFSGHLLQDCIQSFPCCQQIKQTLSKEDSNSNSRRQTSFTNNRSPSHSLNTWREMSHSKATSFIPIPT; from the exons ATGCGCCTCGCCGGCGGCGCCGGCTCCCCCCGGGCTTTGCCCTCGCCCGGGAACGGCAGCCGGTGGCGGGCGGCGGAgcccggcggcggcagcagcccCAGTCCCGAGGCGTGGTCGGGGTCGCCGAACGGCAGCCTGGGAGGCTGGGACCCTTTCGGGCGGGACGAGGAGCTGGCGAAGCTGGAGATCGCGGTGCTGGCCGTCACCTTCGCGGTGGCGGTGGTGGGGAACGGCAGCGTGCTGCTGGCCCTGCGGCGCACGCCGCGCAAGGCGTCCCGTATGCACCTCTTCATCCGCCACCTCAGCCTGGCCGACCTGGTGGTGGCCTTCTTCCAggtgctgccccagctctgctgggaggtgaCACACCGCTTCCACGGCCCCGACGGGCTCTGCCGCGTCGTCAAGCACCTGCAGGTCTTCGGCATGTTCGCCTCGGCGTACATGCTGGTGGCCATGACCGCTGACCGCTACATCGCCGTCTGCCATCCGCTGAAGACGCTGCAGCAGCCCACCAAGCGCTCGTACGGGATGATCGCGGCGGCCTGGGCGCTCAGCCTGCTGCTCAGCACCCCGCAGTACTTCATCTTCTCCCTCAGCGAAGTGGAGCGCGGCTCGCAGGTCTACGACTGCTGGGCGCATTTCATCATGCCCTGGGGGCCCCGCGCCTACATCACTTGGATCACCGGCGGCATCTTCATCGCGCCTGtcctcatcctcatcatctGCTACGGCTTCATCTGCTACCACATCTGGCGCAACGCCCGGGGCAAGACTCGCCCGGGGGAGGCGGCAGCAGCGGGTGGCGGGCGGCGGGCAGGTGGTGGTGGTAGCCCGCGACGGGGGCTGCTGCTCGCCCCCTGTGTCAGCAACGTCAAAACCATCTCCCGCGCCAAGATCCGCACCGTCAAGATGACCTTCGTCATCGTCTCGGTGTACGTCGTTTGCTGGGCGCCCTTCTTCACCATCCAGATGTGGTCCGTCTGGGACCAGCGCTTCCCCTGGGTCG ATTCTGAAAACACTGCGACTACTGTTACGGCTCTGCTGGCCAGCCTGAACAGTTGCTGTAACCCGTGGATCTACATGTTCTTCAGTGGGCACCTCCTCCAAGACTGCATACAGAGCTTCCCTTGCTGCCAACAAATAAAGCAAACGCTGAGTAAAGAAGATTCAAACAGCAATAGCAGGCGACAGACTTCTTTCACCAACAACAGAAGCCCATCCCACAGCTTAAACACCTGGAGAGAGATGTCCCACTCCAAAGCAACCAGCTTCATCCCCATTCCGACATGA